A genomic region of Arachis stenosperma cultivar V10309 chromosome 9, arast.V10309.gnm1.PFL2, whole genome shotgun sequence contains the following coding sequences:
- the LOC130950231 gene encoding protein MAIN-LIKE 2-like, whose amino-acid sequence MVDPTDPNMEIRRQRLESYLRRTGFYHVSLIKRFEYENPLISVFVERWRLETHTFHLPWGECTITLEDVTMQLGLLVDGEVPAGHVWTTKFNIKLKWLKTRLQQMPLDLEDNGLMQYARCYILYLLRGVLLPDKANNTVHVRYLPLLADYDGICTYSWGSAILYWLNRTMCLATEYSVEGMASCHALLMLWIYYRLPFLAPNVTTPYSFSLAMRWAGKKGQNDYAE is encoded by the exons ATGGTAGATCCTACAGATCCAAACATGGAAATTAGGCGGCAGAGGCTTGAGTCTTATCTGAGACGCACGGGATTTTACCATGTCTCTTTGATCAAGCGCTTCGAGTACGAGAATCCACTTATTAGTGTCTTTGTCGAACGATGGCGACTGGAGACACACACCTTCCACCTCCCTTGGGGCGAGTGTACGATAACCCTAGAGGATGTAACAATGCAGCTAGGGTTACTTGTTGATG GTGAGGTTCCTGCCGGCCATGTATGGACAACGAAGTTCAACATAAAGCTGAAGTGGCTCAAAACTCGTCTTCAGCAGATGCCGCTTGACTTAGAAGATAATGGCCTCATGCAATATGCACGGTGTTACATACTTTACTTGTTGAGAGGCGTGCTTCTTCCAGACAAGGCGAACAATACGGTGCATGTTCGATATCTGCCGTTATTAGCTGACTATGATGGGATCTGCACGTACAGTTGGGGTAGCGCCATCCTCTATTGGTTAAATCGTACTATGTGCTTAGCAACAGAGTATAGTGTTGAGGGTATGGCCAGTTGTCATGCGTTGCTCATGTTGTGGATATATTACAGATTACCTTTTTTGGCACCGAATGTCACGACACCGTATAGTTTTTCTTTAGCCATGAG GTGGGCAGGCAAAAAAGGACAAAATGACTATGCTGAGTAG